In Bradysia coprophila strain Holo2 unplaced genomic scaffold, BU_Bcop_v1 contig_24, whole genome shotgun sequence, one genomic interval encodes:
- the LOC119078128 gene encoding odorant receptor 23a-like, which yields MRSYKIQSGINDVITFFYRIGFWHRGPNASLRQLTMKLFYCILYSQFSVSLVGGAIINNSIGESIFLLESSIIATVFFAKLCFLMWKQNEISEFLNEICIFRIRYDEDFVRVDVKLRKFMTFVKVVVLVTLVACVLEGILIPIIKSGKYLFYKIAFPWDWRTNDIAYSAAVIFVFIEIIMSLAAFLFSTIIWYILLNCSVRYEVLGNELRKIGSQCDIESKISVQEKKNIFSQDLKASIDDYSQIRKLIDQLESFCFNLFFLQFCTSGLCICGSIYSLAFDVGGNTVERLCHIFNLAYNISEIFMITFFGNEIQVSSDRLSYCLFESNFVDQTDSVKKLIVIFGEYLKQPHQLTIGNLYPLTLDTFTRIIKGAYSMFNILQNGMQ from the exons ATGCGTTCCTACAAGATTCAGAGTGGCATCAACGATgtgataacatttttttatcgcATTGGTTTTTGGCATCGCGGACCAAACGCCTCACTCAGACAACTGAccatgaaattattttactgcATTCTTTACTCTCAATTCTCCGTTTCATTGGTAGGTGGGGCAATTATCAATAATAGTATCGGGGAGTCCATATTCTTGTTGGAGTCTTCAATCATAGCGACGGTGTTTTTTGCCAAGTTGTGTTTCTTAATGtggaaacaaaatgaaatttcggaatttctgaatgaaatttgcataTTTCGGATTCGATATGACGAAGACTTTGTTCGTGTCGATgtgaaattgagaaaatttatgaCATTCGTTAAGGTAGTGGTACTGGTAACGCTCGTTGCGTGTGTGTTAGAAGGCATTCTCATACCGATTATTAAaagtggaaaatatttattttataaaattgcatttccGTGGGACTGGAGAACTAACGATATTGCATACTCGGCTGCAGTCATCTTTGTATTCATCGAAATTATAATGTCTTTGGcagcatttttgttttctacaATCATATGGTATATATTGTTGAATTGTTCTGTGCGGTATGAAGTGCTGGGGAACGAATTGAGGAAGATAGGAAGTCAGTGTGACATAGAATCAAAAATATCAGTACAGGAGAAGAAAAACATCTTTTCTCAGGACTTGAAGGCGTCAATCGATGACTACTCACAGATAAGAAA ATTGATAGATCAACTGGAGTCATTTtgcttcaatttattttttctccaATTTTGTACGAGTGGTCTGTGCATCTGTGGATCCATTTACAGCCTGGCATTC GACGTCGGAGGTAATACAGTGGAGCGTTTGtgtcacattttcaatttggcCTATAACATATCCGAAATATTTATGATCACGTTCTTTGGCAATGAGATCCAGGTGTCAAGTGATCGCCTTTCCTATTGTCTATTTGAATCAAACTTCGTTGACCAGACAGATTCAGTGAAAAAGCTTATCGTcatttttggtgaatatttGAAGCAACCACATCAACTCACCATTGGTAATTTGTATCCCCTTACGTTGGATACATTTACTAGG ATCATAAAAGGCGCCTACAGCATGttcaatattttgcaaaatggTATGCAATAA
- the LOC119078127 gene encoding uncharacterized protein LOC119078127, which yields MTRKQNVKLEILSVGFIIFYQMIITTDAVITEAAFNETSETIDDDMGLGTTLEASQSPTTITDELTPSVSDTMIMQTSEAMSNSRREITFAYTSPITTNRPSISTYPELRHRVTHPRPYHSKHHHEHHLGPFFEEPLNATSGALLVGVHLATEAVLNCRVGMLKDKTVMWIRRTSDKFSLLTVGNNTYSGDPRIKVKFQYPNNWRLHINPMQKEDAGLYMCQVSTHPPRVFATNVTVLPPALRVVDEQGYEVHDRYYKIGSTIDLTCQIATSYIMNHSVGVPEPNNLLQNSDSFKKYQQPSNQTVRIKGKGAFDDNFFKKIVWRKDSQPLVGDAIVNISSIPGWLTSRLSISNAQRTHSGVYSCSVFNKTSAFVDVQILNGETPAAVQHSSANTLFNAVIQVFLSFSLVYCTVYISF from the exons ATGACGCGTAAGCAgaatgtaaaattagaaatacTCTCAGTcggatttattattttttatcaaatgatTATTACAACGG atGCAGTTATAACTGAAGCTGCATTCAATGAAACATCCGAAACGATAGACGATGACATGGGGTTGGGAACAACACTCGAAGCGTCACAATCTCCCACCACTATTACTGATGAATTAACACCATCCGTATCAGATACCATGATAATGCAAACATCAGAAGCAATGTCTAACTCCCGAAGGGAAATTACATTTGCATACACCAGTCCAATTACAACAAACAGACCAT CTATATCAACATATCCTGAATTAAGACACAGAGTCACTCATCCGCGTCCCTACCATTCCAAGCACCATCATGAACACCATTTGGGACCATTTTTCGAAGAACCACTTAATGCAACATCAGGGGCGTTACTGGTGGGCGTTCATTTGGCTACGGAGGCTGTTTTAAATTGTCGTGTTGGAATGCTCAAAGATAAGACG GTGATGTGGATACGTCGTACCAgcgataaattttcattactaACCGTTGGAAATAATACGTACAGTGGTGATCCACGGATTAAGGTCAAATTTCAGTATCCAAATAATTGGCGGCTTCATATAAATCCGATGCAGAAAGAAGACGCCGGTCTTTACATGTGCCAAGTGAGCACCCATCCACCCAGAGTTTTTGCCACAAATGTTACAGTGCTCC CGCCAGCTTTACGCGTCGTCGATGAACAGGGATACGAAGTACACGACAGGTACTACAAAATCGGTAGCACAATAGATTTAACGTGTCAAATAGCTACATCATACATAATGAACCATTCGGTTGGTGTACCCGAACCGAATAACTTGCTGCAAAATTCTGATAGCTTCAAGAAGTACCAACAGCCCAGCAATCAGACCGTACGGATTAAAGGTAAAGGAGCATTTGATgacaatttcttcaaaaagaTTGTTTGGCGCAAAGATAGTCAACCATTAGTTGGTGATGCGATTGTTAATATTAG TTCCATACCTGGATGGCTCACAAGTAGGTTATCAATTTCGAATGCTCAGCGAACACACAGCGGCGTATATTCATGTTCGGTTTTCAACAAAACGTCAGCATTCGTTGATGTTCAAATACTAAatg gAGAAACACCTGCTGCAGTACAGCACAGTTCAGCAAACACATTGTTTAACGCAGTTATACAAGTTTTCCTATCATTTTCGTTGGTATACTGTACGGTGTACATATCTTTTTAA